CTTGCGGCCCTCGGTGATGGTGTTGTGGCCGTTCTCGATGAACGTCGGCACACCCCACTTCTCGGCCAGGTCCGCCACCACCGGACTGGTCCGCAGGTGCCACTGGCCCACCACGGCGCTGACCTGGTCCAGCATCACCAGCTTGGCCAGCCCGCCCGCCGCCGACCGGGACATGTGCTCGCGGTCGGCGGTGATCTGGTCGTTCTCCAGGAACAACCGGATCTGGCGCATGGAGAAGTCCCCGGGGTGCTCGGCCACGAACCGCGCACCCAACACCGCGCCCCGCACCACCAGCTCACCGGCGGTCGGGTCACCGGGCAGGCTCAACGGGGTCAGGATGCCGACGGGCACCGCCGCGCCGGTCACCGTCTGGTTGTGCGCGTCGACCAGGGCGCGTGCCCGGGTCTCGTTCTCGCTCTCACTCGACATCTCGCAACTCCCTTGTCTAGACGCCGAAGCGCGTGCGGTAGGCGGAGGTGGCGGCGCGCAGGCTGTCCGCGTCCAGGCCGAACTCCTCGGTGGAGTAGCGGTGCACGCCCTTGCTGCGCTGACCGTTCGCGGCGAGGTAGCTCTCCGTGGCGGCTTCGAACTCACTCGTGAAGGGCAGCCCGAGGAAGTCCGTGACCCGCCGCAGGGTGTGCCTGGGGTCGGCGACCAGCTCGCGGTAGCGCAGGTCCAGGACCGGTTGGTTCTTGACCAGGACGTCCCGGGCGTCGGCGAGCTTTTCGGTCAGCGGCACGATCCGGCTGCGCCAGAACGCGCCGATCTCCGGCAGGTCGAGGTCGTCGCTGCGGGCTCCGCGCACGGCGCGGCACAGGCTCGCGGTGGACGAGATGGCCTCCGCCGGGTCGCGGTGCAGGTGCACGAACCGGGCGTTCGGGTAGGCCGCGACCAGCTCCGGCAGGTACCAGGTGTGGAACGGGCACTTGAGGACGGGCGTGAGCGGGTTGCCCCGGTCGTCGGTGCGCCTGCTCATCAGGACTTCGAGCTGGTGGCGGTGCCACTGGTAGGGCACGGTCAGGTCCTGCCGGTGCAGCCACTCGCCGAAGGACGGGACGCGGTAGCGCATCTCCAGCACCATGCTGTGGAAGGTGTTCACCACCAGCCGCAGGCACTCGTCGGGCCGGTCGGCGTGCAGGTAGTGGATGCTCGCCAGGTCCGGGGCCTTGCGGTTGTAGTCGTCCACGTACGCCTGCGCCGCTTGCCGGACGGCCGGGTACGTCTCCGGGTCGCCCGCCGCCGCCACCGGGTCGGCCAGCTCCCACAGCTTCGGGCCGTGCAGGCTCGGGTGGAGGGCGAGGAGGTTGTGCAGCAGGGTGGTCCCGGTGCGCAACATGCCGATGATGACGACGGGGGCGTCGATGGGCGCGGGCTTGAGGTCGTTGTGCGCTTTGGCGACGTCCCGGATGACCTGGCGACTGCGCTCCAGGGAGCCCAGGACGACCGGCACGTCCTCCTCCCGCAGCCGCCCTTCGGCAAGCACGGCCGTGCGGAACCGCTCCTCACCGACGTCGAACATCGGCTCCGGCTGCAGCGTCGACTTCGGTTGCGCGGTTGGCTCCGGTTGCGGGGTCGGCTCCGGTTGCAGGGTCGACTCCGGTCGCAGGGTCGGCTTCGGTTGCGCGGTCACGAGTCCTCCCTCAGGGTGACGGCGTCACGGGGTGTGCGCCCGGCGCGCAGGTCGGCGAGGTTGTCCAGGAAGGTCCGGGCGACCTCGGCGGGTTCACCCGGGAACGCGAAGGCCCGGTGCGGCGAGACGACCAGGTTGGGCACCTGCCAGACCGGATCGTCGTCCGGCAACGGCTCGTTCTTGTGGACGTCCAGGAACGCGCCCCTGATCTGCTGGGAGCGCAGGGCCTCATACAGCGCTTCTTCGTCCACAGTGGACGCACGGCCGACGTTGACGAAGGCGGCATGCGCCGGCAACGCCCCCAACACCGCCTTGTCGACCAGGGGTTGGTCGGTAGCCGGCAGACAAGCCACCACATGATCCACTTCGGCGGCGATGCCAGGCAGCGCTTCAACCCCCACCGTCTTGACCGCCAACGGCACCGGCGTCCGCCCAGTCCGCGTCACCGCGACACACCGAGCCCCCAGCGCCGACAACCGCCTGATGACCGCCCGCCCGATCCGCCCGCCACCGAGGACGAGCACGGTCGCGCCATCCAGCATCACCGCCCGTCCCGTGTACCAAGCAGGACGGTGAGAAATTTCAGTTAACTCAACTAAATCCTTTAGCAGCATGAAGAGTCCGGCCACCGCGTACTCGGCGACGGCCTCGACCGGCACGCGGGCCGCGTTGGTGACCAGCGTGCCGGGGCGCAGGCCGGCCGCCGCCAAGTGGTCGGTGCCGGTGCCGGTCAGGTGCAGCCAGCGCAGGTTCGGGAGTAGCGGCAGGCAGTCCGGGGGGAACTGGTAGCCGACCAAGACGTCGATGGACGCGCGGGTCTCCGGGTCCAACGCGGCGATGGTGTCGGACTGGCGTACCGGGATCTCCGCCGCGATCCGGGGCACCAGCTCCGGCCACATCTTGGAGTGTGCGACCAGGACTTCCGGCCGGTCCCAGCTCACCACGCGATGTTCCGCTGAGCCAGCAGTTCGGCCACCGGCTCGGCGCTGCCCGACGCGCTCAGCTCCTGGATCAGCTCGCAGTTCTTGTTGATCTTCGAGGCGATCCACTCGCGCAGCCACGCCGACATCTGCGGCACGTTCAGGCCGTTCGGTGCGACGCCGGCGATGATGCAGCCGGTGACGGCCGCGCCGCCCACGTTGACGACGACGTCGGGGAGCACGGTCAGGCCGGCCTCGCCGAGCATCCGCCTTGCGGGCTTGGTGCAGCTCATGTTGCCGCCCTCGACGATGATCTTCGCGCGCACCGACGACACGACCGACTCGTCGATGGCGTCCGCGCCCGCCGCCAGCACCAGGACGTCCGTGTCGACCTTCAGCCACGCCCGGTCGCCGTCGTGCACGCGCACCGAGGTCGGCAGGCCCGACCGGTCGATGGTGCCGTCGGTGCTGGTGCACGCGATGAGCTTGTCCACCGGCAGCCCGGCCGGGTCCTCGACCGTGCCGAGGATGTCGGCGACGGCGACGATCTGGTGGCCGTGCGCGGCCAGGTGTTGGGCGACGCCGCGTCCGACGGTGCCGAAGCCTTGCAGCACAACGCGTTGCGGGGTGCGGGCACCCGAAGCGCGGATCGCGCCCAGTGCGGCGGTGGCCACGCCGAAGCCGGTGATGTCGACCATCGTGCGCCAGAACTCCGCCCAGTCCACGTTCAGGCGGGTGGCGCCGGGGCGGGTGGCGATGTCGTAGCCGGCGGCGGCGAAGAACATGTCGCGGTCGGGGTGGGTGGTGCCCTGGTCGCAGCCCAGGTAGACGCCGCCGTGCAGCAGCGGGCGGGTCACGCGGCCGAAGGTGCGCATCAGGTGTTCGCGGTCGCGGACCGGGCCGTTGGGGCGGATACCGGCCTTCGCGCCGCCGATGGGCAGGTCGACCAGCGCTAACTTGTGCGTCATCGCGCGGGCGAGTGCAGCCAGTTCGGTGGCGTCGACGGTCTGGGTCATGCGCGTGCCGCCCATCGCCAGGCCGTCGACCATGCTGTCGACCACCACCCAGCCGGTGGCGTCGCAGTCCGGCAGGGACAGCGTCGTGGAGAACAGCGGCGACGAGGCGTGAGTGGCGTCCGCGTGCAACAGGCTCATGTGGCGTTCCCCCAGGATTTTGGGTACGGCAAATTGGGCAGGGCGTGCTTTCGCGCCGCCGCAACAGCGTTATTGCGGCGGTTAGTGAATGGATTCGGGGCCCCCAGGCGCCGCGCTCATCAGAGCATCGGCCTCCGAGCCTCCTCTACCGCCGAAAGGGTGATCTGCCCAGCAGGTGGACACCCCTTGACAGGCTGCTCTAGCCTCGGGTCGCCGTTTACCGAGACCACTTGCCCGCGCT
This DNA window, taken from Saccharothrix variisporea, encodes the following:
- a CDS encoding Glu/Leu/Phe/Val dehydrogenase dimerization domain-containing protein — its product is MSLLHADATHASSPLFSTTLSLPDCDATGWVVVDSMVDGLAMGGTRMTQTVDATELAALARAMTHKLALVDLPIGGAKAGIRPNGPVRDREHLMRTFGRVTRPLLHGGVYLGCDQGTTHPDRDMFFAAAGYDIATRPGATRLNVDWAEFWRTMVDITGFGVATAALGAIRASGARTPQRVVLQGFGTVGRGVAQHLAAHGHQIVAVADILGTVEDPAGLPVDKLIACTSTDGTIDRSGLPTSVRVHDGDRAWLKVDTDVLVLAAGADAIDESVVSSVRAKIIVEGGNMSCTKPARRMLGEAGLTVLPDVVVNVGGAAVTGCIIAGVAPNGLNVPQMSAWLREWIASKINKNCELIQELSASGSAEPVAELLAQRNIAW
- a CDS encoding sulfotransferase family protein codes for the protein MTAQPKPTLRPESTLQPEPTPQPEPTAQPKSTLQPEPMFDVGEERFRTAVLAEGRLREEDVPVVLGSLERSRQVIRDVAKAHNDLKPAPIDAPVVIIGMLRTGTTLLHNLLALHPSLHGPKLWELADPVAAAGDPETYPAVRQAAQAYVDDYNRKAPDLASIHYLHADRPDECLRLVVNTFHSMVLEMRYRVPSFGEWLHRQDLTVPYQWHRHQLEVLMSRRTDDRGNPLTPVLKCPFHTWYLPELVAAYPNARFVHLHRDPAEAISSTASLCRAVRGARSDDLDLPEIGAFWRSRIVPLTEKLADARDVLVKNQPVLDLRYRELVADPRHTLRRVTDFLGLPFTSEFEAATESYLAANGQRSKGVHRYSTEEFGLDADSLRAATSAYRTRFGV
- a CDS encoding NAD(P)-dependent oxidoreductase — its product is MSWDRPEVLVAHSKMWPELVPRIAAEIPVRQSDTIAALDPETRASIDVLVGYQFPPDCLPLLPNLRWLHLTGTGTDHLAAAGLRPGTLVTNAARVPVEAVAEYAVAGLFMLLKDLVELTEISHRPAWYTGRAVMLDGATVLVLGGGRIGRAVIRRLSALGARCVAVTRTGRTPVPLAVKTVGVEALPGIAAEVDHVVACLPATDQPLVDKAVLGALPAHAAFVNVGRASTVDEEALYEALRSQQIRGAFLDVHKNEPLPDDDPVWQVPNLVVSPHRAFAFPGEPAEVARTFLDNLADLRAGRTPRDAVTLREDS